Proteins from one Bartonella sp. HY328 genomic window:
- a CDS encoding thiamine pyrophosphate-dependent enzyme, with protein sequence MSQRVADIVVKTLEDAGVRRCYGIVGDTLNYVTTAISKSKISWVHMRHEEAGAFAAGADAYLTGEIAACAGSCGPGSLHFINGIFEANRNRAPMVLIASQLASGTLGTAYPQEVDFRALYSHCSVFCEQVLNPEDAQRITAQACQAAIAKKGVAVIILPSDISEAFIKNETQFKTYRTNPVIRPSDSELSEVASLLAKGKKIGIFVGAGVKGAHDEVIALAKKLKSPIGHSTRAKDFIEYDNPYDIGMTGMLGGKPCFTMMEECDTLLLLGTDFAFSQFYPNKATLIQIDEDASRLGHRHPVELGLVGDIKASVEALLPIVVEKSDTNFLDHCLKINEEHKKEQEKEVQEAKSIIHPQHLVSLISEHADDDAVAVADCGTAMVWVLRHFKTNGKRRTLSSLLHGSMANAMPQALGIKKAYPDRQVISISGDGGLSMLMGELLTAVQEKINVKIVVLNNASLNFVELEQKAESLVNEYTDLKNPDFAKMAEVIGFGAWRVEKPEQLENAIKEFLAYDGPALLDVLTSGYELVMPPEVTVSEVKNMALYGVKAVLKGRVKEVKDLLVDNFVR encoded by the coding sequence ATGTCCCAGAGAGTTGCAGATATCGTTGTAAAAACACTGGAAGATGCAGGCGTGCGGCGGTGCTATGGTATTGTTGGCGATACCCTAAACTATGTGACAACCGCGATTTCAAAAAGCAAAATCAGCTGGGTGCATATGCGCCATGAAGAAGCTGGAGCTTTTGCTGCTGGTGCTGATGCTTATCTTACTGGTGAAATTGCTGCTTGCGCTGGTTCTTGCGGGCCAGGTTCCTTGCATTTTATTAATGGTATTTTTGAAGCAAATCGCAATCGTGCACCAATGGTATTGATTGCCAGTCAATTGGCAAGTGGAACTTTAGGCACAGCCTATCCACAAGAAGTGGACTTTCGCGCGCTTTATTCTCATTGCTCGGTATTTTGTGAGCAGGTATTAAATCCAGAAGATGCCCAGCGCATCACAGCGCAAGCCTGCCAAGCAGCTATTGCTAAAAAAGGTGTGGCGGTTATCATTTTGCCATCAGATATATCTGAGGCTTTTATTAAAAATGAAACGCAATTTAAAACCTATCGTACCAATCCAGTTATTCGCCCAAGTGATAGCGAGCTTTCTGAAGTTGCAAGTCTTTTGGCCAAGGGTAAAAAAATTGGTATTTTTGTTGGCGCAGGTGTAAAGGGCGCTCATGATGAAGTGATTGCACTTGCCAAAAAATTAAAAAGTCCAATCGGTCATTCAACCCGCGCTAAGGATTTTATCGAATATGATAATCCCTATGATATTGGTATGACAGGTATGCTAGGTGGCAAGCCTTGCTTTACCATGATGGAAGAATGTGACACACTCTTATTGCTTGGTACAGATTTTGCTTTTAGCCAGTTTTACCCAAATAAAGCAACTTTAATTCAGATTGATGAAGATGCATCTCGTCTTGGGCATCGTCATCCTGTCGAGCTTGGTTTGGTAGGCGATATTAAAGCCAGCGTTGAAGCATTATTACCAATAGTTGTAGAAAAATCCGACACTAATTTCCTTGACCATTGTTTGAAAATAAATGAAGAGCATAAAAAAGAACAGGAAAAAGAGGTACAAGAAGCAAAATCAATTATTCATCCTCAGCATCTAGTTTCCCTTATTAGCGAACATGCCGATGATGATGCGGTAGCTGTAGCAGATTGCGGCACTGCTATGGTTTGGGTTCTTCGTCATTTTAAAACCAACGGTAAACGGCGCACTTTATCCAGCCTATTACACGGTTCAATGGCAAATGCTATGCCACAGGCACTAGGCATTAAAAAAGCCTATCCCGATCGCCAAGTCATTTCCATTTCTGGTGATGGCGGTCTTTCAATGCTTATGGGTGAATTATTGACGGCGGTGCAAGAAAAAATCAATGTCAAAATTGTTGTCCTCAATAATGCTTCCCTTAACTTTGTTGAACTTGAGCAAAAGGCTGAATCGCTGGTTAATGAATATACGGATTTAAAAAATCCAGATTTTGCTAAAATGGCAGAAGTTATTGGTTTTGGTGCTTGGCGCGTTGAAAAGCCAGAGCAACTTGAAAATGCCATAAAAGAATTTTTAGCCTATGATGGGCCTGCGCTTCTTGACGTTTTAACCAGTGGCTATGAATTGGTTATGCCACCAGAAGTTACCGTTAGTGAAGTTAAAAACATGGCGCTTTATGGTGTAAAAGCCGTTTTGAAAGGACGCGTAAAAGAAGTTAAAGATCTTCTAGTTGATAATTTTGTTCGCTAA